The Chryseobacterium phocaeense genome includes the window GCATATACAGGAAGCCAGTATGATAGTAATCTGTCTTTTGCCTACCTGGCGCCTAAAGAGAGAACTGAAGCGGTAAAAAAACGCTTTGACGTACTGAATTTCGAAAAAGCAGAAATGAAAAACCTTATTAATGACAAAGATAATGCGGTGATTACATTTGGTTTGGATTTTAAAGCCAGCAATTACTCCAAAACTGCGGGGAATAATTTAATTTTCAGGGCAGTACCTATTTTTACCAATAATTTTTACAAAACAGATGAGAACAGGGAACTTCCGTTTGAAATAGGACAGTCTTTTCAGGACGAATATGAAATTGATTTTGCAATTCCGAAAAACTACAAAATTGATGAAGTTCCACAAAATCTTCAGATCAACTCGGAATTTGGAACCTATACACTCACTTTCGTAAAAAACGGCGAATCATTAAAAGTGACCCGGTTTATTAAAATTAACAAAGGCCTGTTCCCAAAAGAAAAATATAATGAATATATAAGTTTCCGCAAAAAGACTTTAAACGGAGACAACGCTAAAATCTTATTAACCAAAATTTAAACATAAACATGAAAAAAATATTTTTGGCTGCTTTCTGCTCAGGAATTTTGATCTGTGTCAACGGTCAGAAACATGAATTTTTGGATCCTCCGAAATTTAATGATGCAGATTTAACCAAAGCAAAATCAGCACTTGATGAAAATGCACCGGCAGAAATCCTGTATAAATCCATCTATTTTGGAGTCGATACTTCTACCGGTGATCTCAGGAAAAAGGTTTTTTACAGAGTAAAGATTTACGATAAAGATAAAGCCGAAGACTGGTTGAATCTGGAGATTCCGCTTTATAAAAACTCCAAAGGTTCAGAAGAGGTTTTGAATAAAATGAAAGCTTTTGTATACAATCTCGAAAATGGAGCGGCCGTCCCGACAAAAGTGGATAAGAGTTCTAAATACAAGAGTAAAGAAAGTAAATACACTACCATTACCAAGTTTGCTTTTCCTAATGTGAAAAACGGTTCTGTCATAGAATACCAGTATGAGGTTTTATCTCCGTTTCTATATGCTGTCCCACAGATTATCATCGAATCGGATACCCCTTCTTTATATACCGAATACATTCTGGAAGCTCCTATAAATATTGCGTATAACGTAAACTATACCGGGTCTCTGATGCCAAAATACAGAGTGGTAGAGGACAAAAGCATGTACGGAATGGATTTCAAGACGTACAGATTCGGATATGAAAATCTCAAAGGGTTTAAAACCGAAAAATTCGTCAATAATGATAGGAATTACCGGACAAAAATAAGCGCAGAGTTGCATTCTACCAATTTCGGGGAGCTTAAAAAGCATTCCTCTTCCTGGGATGAAATTAAGGATCAGCTCTATAAAGATGAAGATTTCGGACTGGAATTGAAAAAGACAAAGTTGGCCAAGGAAAATATGCCCGCTGCAGTGGCCGGTTTAAGCTCAGATACTGAAAAAGCAGACGCCATCTTCAATTATGTAAAAAATACCTTTACATGGAATAAAGACCGTGGAATTTACACGGAAGAAGGAATAAAAAAACTGTTGGAAACCAAAA containing:
- a CDS encoding transglutaminase-like domain-containing protein codes for the protein MKKIFLAAFCSGILICVNGQKHEFLDPPKFNDADLTKAKSALDENAPAEILYKSIYFGVDTSTGDLRKKVFYRVKIYDKDKAEDWLNLEIPLYKNSKGSEEVLNKMKAFVYNLENGAAVPTKVDKSSKYKSKESKYTTITKFAFPNVKNGSVIEYQYEVLSPFLYAVPQIIIESDTPSLYTEYILEAPINIAYNVNYTGSLMPKYRVVEDKSMYGMDFKTYRFGYENLKGFKTEKFVNNDRNYRTKISAELHSTNFGELKKHSSSWDEIKDQLYKDEDFGLELKKTKLAKENMPAAVAGLSSDTEKADAIFNYVKNTFTWNKDRGIYTEEGIKKLLETKTGNAAEINLFLIMMLREAGLKADPLVISTVDNGMINLMSPSIVSMNFVLAAVQLKEGLNLYDATSRQSSMNNLPPRDWNQYGVLMAKEKASLMQMGNTTNSFTYLTTEAKINEDGSISGTYSDKDTGSYAMFAKESYDENAEKYKKQYKDNFSIDFTGIDSKALDNGDFESTMKFTSDNLIDKVGKKMIINPMLFLSKNSNEFDQAEERKYQIDFISSFTRVKKVTLEIPEGYVIESMPKSKKIITQDKEIEYSYVAEQKGNKLEVVSTTKIGSPDYPKEYYPAFKQIWETASKSENQVVSLIKKQ